From a region of the Salvelinus alpinus chromosome 2, SLU_Salpinus.1, whole genome shotgun sequence genome:
- the LOC139564866 gene encoding vitamin D3 receptor B isoform X1, whose product MVKKRVAKSLSHINKQGHAKISVMETTAVSTTTLANDEFDRNVPRICGVCGDKASGFHFNAMTCEGCKGFFRRSMKRKASFTCPFNGSCTITKDNRRHCQACRLKRCVDIGMMKEFILTDEEVQRKKDLIQRRKDEEAQREAQRPRLSEEQSQVIATLVDAHHKTYDDSYSDFNRFRPPVREGPVTRSASRAASLHSLSDASSDSFSHSPESVDTKLMNFSNLLMMYQEQGGSPDSDDDGSKLSMLPHLADLVSYSIQKVIGFAKMIPGFRELTAEDQIALLKSSAIEVIMLRSNQSFNLEDMSWSCGGPDFKYCVNDVTKAGHTLELLEPLVKFQVGLKKLNLHEEEHVLLMAICLLSPDRPGVQDHGRIETLQDRLSETLQAYIQLHHPGGRLVYAKMIQKLADLRSLNEEHSKQYRSLSFQPEHSMQLTPLVLEVFGSEFTRISHV is encoded by the exons taATGGAGACTACGGCTGTGAGTACCACCACTCTGGCCAATGATGAGTTTGACAGGAACGTGCCGCGGATCTGCGGTGTGTGCGGGGACAAGGCCTCCGGATTCCACTTCAATGCCATGACCTGCGAGGGCTGCAAGGGCTTCTTCAG ACGCAGTATGAAGCGCAAGGCCAGCTTCACCTGTCCCTTCAACGGCAGTTGCACCATAACCAAGGACAACCGCCGCCACTGCCAGGCCTGCCGGCTCAAGCGCTGCGTGGACATCGGCATGATGAAGGAGT TCATTCTGACAGACGAGGAGGTGCAGAGGAAGAAGGATCTGATCCAACGGAGGAAGGATGAGGAGGCGCAGAGGGAGGCGCAGCGACCCCGGCTGAGCGAGGAGCAGAGCCAGGTCATCGCCACGCTGGTGGATGCTCACCACAAGACCTACGACGACTCCTACTCCGACTTCAACCGCTTCAGG CCTCCGGTCCGAGAAGGCCCAGTGACACGCAGTGCCAGCAGAGctgcctctctccactctctatcTGATGCCTCATCTGACTCCTTCAGCCACTCTCCAG AGTCAGTGGACACTAAGCTGATGAACTTCAGTAACCTGCTGATGATGTACCAGGAGCAGGGGGGCAGCCCGGACTCCGACGACGACGGCTCCAAGCTCTCCATGCTGCCCCACCTGGCCGACCTGGTCAGCTACAGCATCCAAAAGGTCATTGGCTTCGCCAAGATGATCCCTGGCTTCAG GGAGCTGACGGCTGAGGACCAGATTGCCTTGCTCAAGTCGAGTGCCATCGAGGTGATAATGCTGCGCTCCAACCAGTCCTTCAACCTGGAGGACATGTCCTGGAGCTGCGGAGGGCCCGACTTCAAGTACTGCGTCAACGACGTCACTAAAG CGGGCCACACTCTGGAGCTGCTGGAGCCTCTGGTCAAATTCCAGGTTGGCCTGAAGAAACTCAACCTCCACGAGGAGGAACACGTGCTGCTCATGGCCATCTGCCTACTCTCCCCAG accgTCCGGGCGTGCAGGACCACGGGCGCATCGAGACCCTGCAGGACCGTCTGTCGGAGACGCTGCAGGCCTACATCCAGCTGCACCACCCGGGCGGCCGCCTCGTGTACGCCAAGATGATCCAGAAGCTGGCGGACCTGCGCAGCCTGAACGAGGAGCACTCCAAGCAGTACCGCTCGCTGTCCTTCCAGCCCGAGCACAGCATGCAGCTGACTCCGCTGGTGCTGGAGGTGTTCGGCAGCGAG
- the LOC139564866 gene encoding vitamin D3 receptor B isoform X2, whose amino-acid sequence MVKKRVAKSLSHINKQGHAKISVMETTAVSTTTLANDEFDRNVPRICGVCGDKASGFHFNAMTCEGCKGFFRRSMKRKASFTCPFNGSCTITKDNRRHCQACRLKRCVDIGMMKEFILTDEEVQRKKDLIQRRKDEEAQREAQRPRLSEEQSQVIATLVDAHHKTYDDSYSDFNRFRPPVREGPVTRSASRAASLHSLSDASSDSFSHSPESVDTKLMNFSNLLMMYQEQGGSPDSDDDGSKLSMLPHLADLVSYSIQKVIGFAKMIPGFRELTAEDQIALLKSSAIEVIMLRSNQSFNLEDMSWSCGGPDFKYCVNDVTKAGHTLELLEPLVKFQVGLKKLNLHEEEHVLLMAICLLSPDRPGVQDHGRIETLQDRLSETLQAYIQLHHPGGRLVYAKMIQKLADLRSLNEEHSKQYRSLSFQPEHSMQLTPLVLEVFGSEVS is encoded by the exons taATGGAGACTACGGCTGTGAGTACCACCACTCTGGCCAATGATGAGTTTGACAGGAACGTGCCGCGGATCTGCGGTGTGTGCGGGGACAAGGCCTCCGGATTCCACTTCAATGCCATGACCTGCGAGGGCTGCAAGGGCTTCTTCAG ACGCAGTATGAAGCGCAAGGCCAGCTTCACCTGTCCCTTCAACGGCAGTTGCACCATAACCAAGGACAACCGCCGCCACTGCCAGGCCTGCCGGCTCAAGCGCTGCGTGGACATCGGCATGATGAAGGAGT TCATTCTGACAGACGAGGAGGTGCAGAGGAAGAAGGATCTGATCCAACGGAGGAAGGATGAGGAGGCGCAGAGGGAGGCGCAGCGACCCCGGCTGAGCGAGGAGCAGAGCCAGGTCATCGCCACGCTGGTGGATGCTCACCACAAGACCTACGACGACTCCTACTCCGACTTCAACCGCTTCAGG CCTCCGGTCCGAGAAGGCCCAGTGACACGCAGTGCCAGCAGAGctgcctctctccactctctatcTGATGCCTCATCTGACTCCTTCAGCCACTCTCCAG AGTCAGTGGACACTAAGCTGATGAACTTCAGTAACCTGCTGATGATGTACCAGGAGCAGGGGGGCAGCCCGGACTCCGACGACGACGGCTCCAAGCTCTCCATGCTGCCCCACCTGGCCGACCTGGTCAGCTACAGCATCCAAAAGGTCATTGGCTTCGCCAAGATGATCCCTGGCTTCAG GGAGCTGACGGCTGAGGACCAGATTGCCTTGCTCAAGTCGAGTGCCATCGAGGTGATAATGCTGCGCTCCAACCAGTCCTTCAACCTGGAGGACATGTCCTGGAGCTGCGGAGGGCCCGACTTCAAGTACTGCGTCAACGACGTCACTAAAG CGGGCCACACTCTGGAGCTGCTGGAGCCTCTGGTCAAATTCCAGGTTGGCCTGAAGAAACTCAACCTCCACGAGGAGGAACACGTGCTGCTCATGGCCATCTGCCTACTCTCCCCAG accgTCCGGGCGTGCAGGACCACGGGCGCATCGAGACCCTGCAGGACCGTCTGTCGGAGACGCTGCAGGCCTACATCCAGCTGCACCACCCGGGCGGCCGCCTCGTGTACGCCAAGATGATCCAGAAGCTGGCGGACCTGCGCAGCCTGAACGAGGAGCACTCCAAGCAGTACCGCTCGCTGTCCTTCCAGCCCGAGCACAGCATGCAGCTGACTCCGCTGGTGCTGGAGGTGTTCGGCAGCGAGGTCTCCTAA